The Desulfatitalea tepidiphila genome window below encodes:
- the phnD gene encoding phosphonate ABC transporter substrate-binding protein — protein sequence MKKIVHALILGLIAAVFFWAGAASAEEELKELTIGIIPTESSSSAMKGFEPFRADMEKALGIPVKLFMAPDYAGVIEAMRFNKVQIAWFGNKSAIEAVNRADGEVFAQTVDISGNPGYWSLIVVHKDSPFNSIDDIIQNGKTLTFGNGDPNSTSGYLIPTYYIWGQNGIDPAKHFKLVRNANHETNLMAVANKQVDFATNNTENWDKFSKAHPEMIKNVRIVWKSPLIPSDPMVWRKDLPKEWKSKIKGFFLAYGRIGANKGKELAVLKGMSSGWAPFQDSSNHQLLPIMEINYAKDRMKIQNNDAIAAEAKATKVAEIDKQLGELQAYGKLIDKFN from the coding sequence ATGAAAAAAATAGTCCACGCGTTGATCCTGGGGCTGATCGCCGCAGTCTTTTTTTGGGCCGGCGCGGCTTCGGCGGAAGAAGAGCTCAAAGAACTCACCATCGGCATCATTCCCACCGAATCGTCATCCTCGGCCATGAAAGGCTTCGAGCCGTTCCGGGCGGATATGGAAAAGGCCCTGGGCATACCGGTCAAACTGTTCATGGCGCCCGACTATGCCGGGGTGATCGAGGCCATGCGATTCAACAAGGTGCAGATCGCCTGGTTCGGCAACAAATCGGCCATCGAGGCGGTCAACCGCGCCGACGGAGAAGTCTTCGCCCAAACCGTCGATATATCCGGAAACCCGGGCTACTGGTCGCTCATCGTGGTTCACAAAGACAGTCCATTCAACAGCATCGACGACATCATCCAGAACGGCAAAACGCTCACCTTCGGCAACGGCGATCCCAACAGCACGTCTGGCTATCTCATCCCCACCTATTACATCTGGGGGCAGAACGGGATCGATCCGGCAAAGCACTTCAAGCTGGTGCGCAACGCCAACCATGAAACCAACCTGATGGCCGTGGCCAACAAACAGGTGGATTTCGCCACCAACAACACCGAAAACTGGGACAAATTCTCCAAGGCCCACCCGGAGATGATCAAAAACGTGCGCATCGTATGGAAAAGCCCCCTGATTCCCAGCGACCCCATGGTGTGGCGCAAAGATCTGCCCAAAGAGTGGAAAAGCAAAATCAAAGGCTTTTTCCTGGCCTATGGCCGCATCGGTGCGAACAAGGGTAAAGAACTGGCCGTGCTCAAGGGGATGAGCTCCGGATGGGCCCCGTTCCAGGACTCCTCCAATCATCAACTGCTGCCCATCATGGAGATCAACTACGCCAAGGATAGAATGAAGATCCAGAACAACGACGCCATCGCCGCAGAGGCCAAGGCGACCAAAGTGGCGGAAATCGACAAGCAATTGGGCGAACTTCAGGCCTATGGCAAGCTGATCGACAAGTTCAATTAG
- the phnE gene encoding phosphonate ABC transporter, permease protein PhnE: protein MTPLGDALDIPDMPLGRKLLKLLAWLVFAMILAWAWQGAEMRPLDLLTYRGNMAAYLSGFLKPDFTEWRQYLHHTAVTIQIAIWGSLLAVAGAVPFGLLSATNVAPVWIYQPVRRLMDAFRSINEMIFAMLFISAVGLGPFAGVLALFMHTLGTLAKLFSEAVEAIDPQPVEGIRATGANKMQEIAYGIIPQVVPLWISYSLYRFESNVRSASVVGMVGAGGIGMLLWDAIRSFNYGATAAMLLILVVVVSLLDLASTYVRKKFI, encoded by the coding sequence ATGACCCCCCTCGGCGACGCTTTAGACATACCGGACATGCCATTGGGCCGAAAGCTACTGAAGTTGCTGGCCTGGCTGGTCTTTGCCATGATCCTGGCGTGGGCATGGCAGGGGGCTGAAATGCGGCCCCTGGATCTGCTGACCTACCGGGGCAACATGGCGGCCTACCTCTCCGGGTTCCTCAAGCCCGATTTTACCGAATGGCGCCAGTACCTGCACCATACGGCCGTGACCATCCAGATCGCCATATGGGGCAGTCTGCTGGCCGTGGCCGGCGCCGTGCCCTTCGGGCTGCTTTCGGCCACCAACGTGGCGCCGGTGTGGATCTATCAACCGGTGCGGCGCCTGATGGACGCCTTCCGGTCGATCAACGAGATGATCTTTGCCATGCTCTTCATCAGCGCGGTGGGGCTCGGGCCGTTTGCAGGGGTGCTGGCCCTGTTCATGCACACCCTGGGGACCCTGGCCAAACTCTTTTCCGAAGCGGTGGAGGCCATCGATCCCCAGCCCGTGGAGGGCATCCGCGCCACGGGTGCCAACAAGATGCAGGAGATCGCCTACGGCATCATCCCCCAAGTGGTGCCGCTGTGGATCTCCTACTCGCTCTATCGCTTCGAATCCAATGTCCGCTCGGCCAGCGTGGTGGGCATGGTCGGGGCCGGCGGCATCGGCATGCTGCTGTGGGACGCGATCCGCAGCTTCAACTACGGGGCCACGGCCGCCATGCTGCTCATCCTGGTGGTCGTGGTGAGCCTGCTCGATCTGGCCTCGACCTATGTGCGCAAAAAATTTATCTAA
- a CDS encoding inositol monophosphatase family protein, whose protein sequence is MNPTSQLVCDAAPPADFVDRLVATASAAAHNAGKIQIQAFRNLKDGCTRLLHDIKVETDRRCETVIVETLRNAYPDHAILTEESGLLPGCGEYAWIVDPLDGTVNFWHGIPFFCVSIACYHNGVQGTADGVSEGLPIGRPVAGVVFLPMAAEMFVGMAGRGAFLNGRPIGVCRAARTSDLVVSVSFGKTPEAMQRMTRRLEGLLPQVRKARCLGAAAAELAYAAAGFLGGVIYEGLKPWDFAAARILLEEAGGFMEAVEILPGHYRVWAGGPAVRPSLETLMSIG, encoded by the coding sequence ATGAATCCGACATCTCAACTCGTCTGCGACGCGGCACCGCCAGCTGATTTCGTGGATCGCCTGGTGGCCACCGCATCTGCCGCAGCCCATAACGCCGGCAAGATTCAGATCCAGGCGTTCCGCAATTTGAAAGACGGCTGCACCCGCTTGCTGCATGACATCAAGGTCGAAACCGACCGCCGTTGCGAAACCGTCATCGTCGAGACCCTTCGAAACGCATACCCTGACCATGCGATCCTCACCGAGGAGAGCGGCCTCCTGCCGGGCTGCGGTGAATACGCCTGGATCGTCGACCCGCTGGACGGTACGGTGAACTTCTGGCACGGGATTCCCTTTTTTTGCGTGTCCATCGCCTGTTATCATAACGGCGTGCAAGGAACAGCGGACGGCGTAAGCGAAGGCCTGCCGATCGGCAGACCGGTCGCCGGTGTCGTGTTTCTTCCGATGGCGGCGGAGATGTTCGTCGGTATGGCGGGGCGGGGAGCCTTCTTGAATGGTCGTCCGATCGGCGTCTGCCGCGCGGCCCGCACCAGCGACCTGGTCGTTTCGGTCAGTTTCGGCAAGACGCCCGAAGCCATGCAGCGTATGACCCGCAGGCTCGAAGGCCTGCTGCCCCAGGTGCGCAAGGCGCGCTGCCTGGGCGCGGCTGCGGCGGAGTTGGCCTATGCGGCGGCCGGATTTCTGGGCGGGGTGATTTACGAAGGGCTGAAGCCATGGGACTTTGCAGCGGCCCGGATACTTCTGGAGGAGGCCGGCGGATTCATGGAAGCCGTTGAAATCCTGCCGGGCCATTACCGGGTATGGGCCGGGGGGCCGGCCGTTCGGCCCTCCCTGGAAACGCTCATGTCAATAGGGTAA